The following are encoded in a window of Amaranthus tricolor cultivar Red isolate AtriRed21 chromosome 2, ASM2621246v1, whole genome shotgun sequence genomic DNA:
- the LOC130806704 gene encoding formin-like protein 5 isoform X2, giving the protein MKEKEIYPLMEWAIVHGYGYGYSRTVFCFVRFGGTATRRGYFCSSIIEEEDYMQRSCSKELVEMKREFGDDLYLLFKALKTDIGSSSVWLQKGSDEPLTTVQSNIQELVLVCFRQNYHLFPDLRDENGFFSHAKLPLDSSSVPRRFLVDKSLKASSSAAASPTDVFDNPIIIPPDLLFKSPPPPVNSEDSSISGKEERNKHLNQIITIASTIAGAVVIFALLLFCCLMKGHSSYADAQKDDNPLLTLSSSDFSAGNLGSSRSSDVKDGRDKSFNYLGLNHEGHGSSLGGLPEHGAGVAGNAEGPSEKSTVEKPVPSPPVAPSPPPPKPKPPPPPKPKAPPPVPLMKGSKGPNIRGKSASGDLSGDPDGKRTVLKPFFWDKVVGNPEHSMVWDEIRSGSFQFNEEMIESLFGYNPDDKRGGDQRSKLKDGSQPQLIQLIDAKKSQNLSILLKALNVTTEEVHDALIEGNELPAELLQTLLRMAPTQEEELKLRLFNGDISQLGPAEKFLKALVDIPFAFKRMESLMFMMTFKEEVSAIKESFVTLEVACDELKKSRLFLKLLEAVLKTGNRMNDGTYRGGAQAFKLDTLLKLADVKGTDGKTTLLHFVVQEIIRTEGLKALRAAKENRSISSMKSEDFVEDPNFDSKEHNYTLGLQVVSGISSELENVKKAALVDGDGLTTTVSKLGQSLMKTKMFLENEIENPEGDSGFYQALISFVQLAEGEATWLLEEEQRISGLVRKTADYFHGNAGREEGLRLFIIVRDFLLLLDKICAEIKQSFAKREKNPSKESSSKRPSLDQNSSIQDMRQKLFPAIADRRVDDSSSDSDD; this is encoded by the exons ATGAAGGAGAAGGAAATTTATCCATTAATGGAGTGGGCAATTGTGCACGGGTATGGATACGGGTACAGCCGTACAG TATTTTGTTTCGTTCGATTTGGAGGAACAGCGACGAGACGAGGGTATTTCTGCTCTTCAATAATAGAAGAG GAAGATTATATGCAGAGAAGTTGTTCCAAagaattggtggaaatgaaaaGAGAATTTGGCGATGACTTGTACTTGTTATTTAAGGCCTTGAAAACTGACATTGGATCAAGTTCAGTCTGGTTACAAAAAGGATCTGATGAACCCTTAACTACCGTGCAATCCAACATCCAAGAACTTGTTTTAGTTTGCTTCAGACAGAATTACCATCTCTTTCCTGATTTAAGGGACGAAAACGGTTTTTTTAGTCATGCTAAATTGCCTCTCGATTCATCTAGTGTTCCTAGAAGATTCTTGGTTGACAAGTCTCTCAAAG CATCTTCCAGCGCTGCTGCCAGCCCAACAGATGTGTTTGACAACCCAATTATAATACCTCCTGATTTGCTTTTTAAATCGCCTCCTCCGCCTGTGAATTCGGAAGACTCGTCTATTTCAGGAAAGGAAGAACGTAACAAACATTTGAACCAAATTATAACTATTGCTTCCACGATAGCAGGAGCAGTTGTTATCTTTGCTTTACTGTTATTTTGTTGTCTGATGAAAGGTCATAGTAGCTATGCAGATGCACAAAAGGATGACAATCCTCTACTCACTCTGAGTTCAAGTGACTTCTCTGCTGGCAACCTCG GTTCCTCGAGAAGCTCTGACGTTAAGGATGGTAGAGAtaaaagttttaactacttgGGTTTAAACCATGAAGGACATGGTAGTTCTTTAGGCGGTTTACCAGAACATGGTGCTGGTGTAGCTGGAAATGCTGAAGGGCCTTCTGAGAAATCAACAGTTGAAAAACCTGTTCCTTCGCCACCAGTTGCACCATCGCCTCCACCCCCCAAGCCTAAGCCTCCACCACCTCCAAAGCCTAAGGCTCCGCCACCTGTTCCATTAATGAAAGGTTCTAAAGGACCAAACATTCGAGGAAAGTCAGCTTCTGGTGACCTTTCAGGGGATCCTGATGGGAAAAGAACAGTGTTAAAGCCATTTTTTTGGGATAAAGTGGTTGGTAATCCTGAACACTCCATGGTTTGGGATGAAATTCGATCAGGATCATTCCA GTTCAATGAAGAGATGATAGAATCACTATTTGGATATAATCCTGATGACAAAAGGGGTGGTGACCAAAGGAGCAAGTTAAAGGATGGCTCTCAACCACAACTTATACAACTAATTGATGCGAAAAAGTCTCAAAACTTATCTATTCTTCTTAAAGCACTTAACGTAACCACGGAAGAAGTTCATGATGCTCTTATAGAAG GTAATGAATTGCCAGCGGAGCTATTGCAGACGTTACTGAGAATGGCTCCTACTCAAGAAGAAGAGCTAAAGCTTCGATTATTCAATGGTGATATTTCTCAACTTGGACCTGCAGAGAAATTTCTGAAAGCATTGGTTGATATCCCATTTGCTTTTAAAAGAATGGAGTCACTGATGTTCATGATGACTTTCAAAGAAGAAGTCTCCGCTATTAAGGAGTCTTTTGTTACTTTGGAG GTAGCTTGTGATGAACTCAAGAAAAGCAGACTATTTCTTAAGCTCTTGGAAGCAGTTCTTAAAACTGGCAACCGTATGAACGATGGCACCTACCGTGGTGGTGCTCAAGCATTCAAACTtgatacccttttgaaacttgCTGATGTGAAGGGAACAGACGGGAAGACTACATTATTGCATTTTGTCGTTCAAGAGATTATTCGCACTGAAGGCTTGAAAGCTTTACGTGCTGCaaaagaaaaccgcagcatatctAGCATGAAGTCCGAGGATTTTGTAGAAGATCCGAACTTTGATTCAAAAGAACACAATTACACTCTCGGACTTCAAGTTGTGTCGGGTATAAGTAGTGAGCTTGAAAATGTCAAAAAGGCAGCACTCGTTGATGGTGACGGGCTAACAACCACTGTGTCCAAACTAGGACAATCTCTAATGAAGACTAAAATGTTTTTGGAGAACGAGATAGAAAACCCAGAGGGAGATTCTGGGTTCTATCAAGCTCTCATAAGTTTTGTACAACTCGCAGAAGGTGAGGCAACCTGGCTACTCGAAGAAGAACAAAGGATATCAGGTTTGGTGAGAAAAACAGCAGATTATTTCCATGGGAACGCTGGACGCGAAGAAGGGCTACGTCTGTTCATTATTGTGCGCGACTTTCTGTTATTGCTTGACAAGATCTGTGCAGAAATAAAACAATCTTTCGCAAAGCGAGAAAAAAACCCTAGCAAAGAATCATCCTCTAAACGGCCTTCTCTAGATCAGAATTCATCGATACAAGACATGCGCCAGAAATTATTTCCTGCCATTGCTGATCGACGTGTAGATGACTCCAGTTCTGATTCGGATGACTGA
- the LOC130806704 gene encoding formin-like protein 5 isoform X1 → MVSTLSSLLCTSAIRDEGEGNLSINGVGNCARVWIRVQPYSILFRSIWRNSDETREDYMQRSCSKELVEMKREFGDDLYLLFKALKTDIGSSSVWLQKGSDEPLTTVQSNIQELVLVCFRQNYHLFPDLRDENGFFSHAKLPLDSSSVPRRFLVDKSLKASSSAAASPTDVFDNPIIIPPDLLFKSPPPPVNSEDSSISGKEERNKHLNQIITIASTIAGAVVIFALLLFCCLMKGHSSYADAQKDDNPLLTLSSSDFSAGNLGSSRSSDVKDGRDKSFNYLGLNHEGHGSSLGGLPEHGAGVAGNAEGPSEKSTVEKPVPSPPVAPSPPPPKPKPPPPPKPKAPPPVPLMKGSKGPNIRGKSASGDLSGDPDGKRTVLKPFFWDKVVGNPEHSMVWDEIRSGSFQFNEEMIESLFGYNPDDKRGGDQRSKLKDGSQPQLIQLIDAKKSQNLSILLKALNVTTEEVHDALIEGNELPAELLQTLLRMAPTQEEELKLRLFNGDISQLGPAEKFLKALVDIPFAFKRMESLMFMMTFKEEVSAIKESFVTLEVACDELKKSRLFLKLLEAVLKTGNRMNDGTYRGGAQAFKLDTLLKLADVKGTDGKTTLLHFVVQEIIRTEGLKALRAAKENRSISSMKSEDFVEDPNFDSKEHNYTLGLQVVSGISSELENVKKAALVDGDGLTTTVSKLGQSLMKTKMFLENEIENPEGDSGFYQALISFVQLAEGEATWLLEEEQRISGLVRKTADYFHGNAGREEGLRLFIIVRDFLLLLDKICAEIKQSFAKREKNPSKESSSKRPSLDQNSSIQDMRQKLFPAIADRRVDDSSSDSDD, encoded by the exons ATGGTGTCCACGTTGTCCTCACTCCTCTGTACGTCTGCCATTAGAGATGAAGGAGAAGGAAATTTATCCATTAATGGAGTGGGCAATTGTGCACGGGTATGGATACGGGTACAGCCGTACAG TATTTTGTTTCGTTCGATTTGGAGGAACAGCGACGAGACGAGG GAAGATTATATGCAGAGAAGTTGTTCCAAagaattggtggaaatgaaaaGAGAATTTGGCGATGACTTGTACTTGTTATTTAAGGCCTTGAAAACTGACATTGGATCAAGTTCAGTCTGGTTACAAAAAGGATCTGATGAACCCTTAACTACCGTGCAATCCAACATCCAAGAACTTGTTTTAGTTTGCTTCAGACAGAATTACCATCTCTTTCCTGATTTAAGGGACGAAAACGGTTTTTTTAGTCATGCTAAATTGCCTCTCGATTCATCTAGTGTTCCTAGAAGATTCTTGGTTGACAAGTCTCTCAAAG CATCTTCCAGCGCTGCTGCCAGCCCAACAGATGTGTTTGACAACCCAATTATAATACCTCCTGATTTGCTTTTTAAATCGCCTCCTCCGCCTGTGAATTCGGAAGACTCGTCTATTTCAGGAAAGGAAGAACGTAACAAACATTTGAACCAAATTATAACTATTGCTTCCACGATAGCAGGAGCAGTTGTTATCTTTGCTTTACTGTTATTTTGTTGTCTGATGAAAGGTCATAGTAGCTATGCAGATGCACAAAAGGATGACAATCCTCTACTCACTCTGAGTTCAAGTGACTTCTCTGCTGGCAACCTCG GTTCCTCGAGAAGCTCTGACGTTAAGGATGGTAGAGAtaaaagttttaactacttgGGTTTAAACCATGAAGGACATGGTAGTTCTTTAGGCGGTTTACCAGAACATGGTGCTGGTGTAGCTGGAAATGCTGAAGGGCCTTCTGAGAAATCAACAGTTGAAAAACCTGTTCCTTCGCCACCAGTTGCACCATCGCCTCCACCCCCCAAGCCTAAGCCTCCACCACCTCCAAAGCCTAAGGCTCCGCCACCTGTTCCATTAATGAAAGGTTCTAAAGGACCAAACATTCGAGGAAAGTCAGCTTCTGGTGACCTTTCAGGGGATCCTGATGGGAAAAGAACAGTGTTAAAGCCATTTTTTTGGGATAAAGTGGTTGGTAATCCTGAACACTCCATGGTTTGGGATGAAATTCGATCAGGATCATTCCA GTTCAATGAAGAGATGATAGAATCACTATTTGGATATAATCCTGATGACAAAAGGGGTGGTGACCAAAGGAGCAAGTTAAAGGATGGCTCTCAACCACAACTTATACAACTAATTGATGCGAAAAAGTCTCAAAACTTATCTATTCTTCTTAAAGCACTTAACGTAACCACGGAAGAAGTTCATGATGCTCTTATAGAAG GTAATGAATTGCCAGCGGAGCTATTGCAGACGTTACTGAGAATGGCTCCTACTCAAGAAGAAGAGCTAAAGCTTCGATTATTCAATGGTGATATTTCTCAACTTGGACCTGCAGAGAAATTTCTGAAAGCATTGGTTGATATCCCATTTGCTTTTAAAAGAATGGAGTCACTGATGTTCATGATGACTTTCAAAGAAGAAGTCTCCGCTATTAAGGAGTCTTTTGTTACTTTGGAG GTAGCTTGTGATGAACTCAAGAAAAGCAGACTATTTCTTAAGCTCTTGGAAGCAGTTCTTAAAACTGGCAACCGTATGAACGATGGCACCTACCGTGGTGGTGCTCAAGCATTCAAACTtgatacccttttgaaacttgCTGATGTGAAGGGAACAGACGGGAAGACTACATTATTGCATTTTGTCGTTCAAGAGATTATTCGCACTGAAGGCTTGAAAGCTTTACGTGCTGCaaaagaaaaccgcagcatatctAGCATGAAGTCCGAGGATTTTGTAGAAGATCCGAACTTTGATTCAAAAGAACACAATTACACTCTCGGACTTCAAGTTGTGTCGGGTATAAGTAGTGAGCTTGAAAATGTCAAAAAGGCAGCACTCGTTGATGGTGACGGGCTAACAACCACTGTGTCCAAACTAGGACAATCTCTAATGAAGACTAAAATGTTTTTGGAGAACGAGATAGAAAACCCAGAGGGAGATTCTGGGTTCTATCAAGCTCTCATAAGTTTTGTACAACTCGCAGAAGGTGAGGCAACCTGGCTACTCGAAGAAGAACAAAGGATATCAGGTTTGGTGAGAAAAACAGCAGATTATTTCCATGGGAACGCTGGACGCGAAGAAGGGCTACGTCTGTTCATTATTGTGCGCGACTTTCTGTTATTGCTTGACAAGATCTGTGCAGAAATAAAACAATCTTTCGCAAAGCGAGAAAAAAACCCTAGCAAAGAATCATCCTCTAAACGGCCTTCTCTAGATCAGAATTCATCGATACAAGACATGCGCCAGAAATTATTTCCTGCCATTGCTGATCGACGTGTAGATGACTCCAGTTCTGATTCGGATGACTGA
- the LOC130806704 gene encoding formin-like protein 5 isoform X4 — MDTGTAVQEDYMQRSCSKELVEMKREFGDDLYLLFKALKTDIGSSSVWLQKGSDEPLTTVQSNIQELVLVCFRQNYHLFPDLRDENGFFSHAKLPLDSSSVPRRFLVDKSLKASSSAAASPTDVFDNPIIIPPDLLFKSPPPPVNSEDSSISGKEERNKHLNQIITIASTIAGAVVIFALLLFCCLMKGHSSYADAQKDDNPLLTLSSSDFSAGNLGSSRSSDVKDGRDKSFNYLGLNHEGHGSSLGGLPEHGAGVAGNAEGPSEKSTVEKPVPSPPVAPSPPPPKPKPPPPPKPKAPPPVPLMKGSKGPNIRGKSASGDLSGDPDGKRTVLKPFFWDKVVGNPEHSMVWDEIRSGSFQFNEEMIESLFGYNPDDKRGGDQRSKLKDGSQPQLIQLIDAKKSQNLSILLKALNVTTEEVHDALIEGNELPAELLQTLLRMAPTQEEELKLRLFNGDISQLGPAEKFLKALVDIPFAFKRMESLMFMMTFKEEVSAIKESFVTLEVACDELKKSRLFLKLLEAVLKTGNRMNDGTYRGGAQAFKLDTLLKLADVKGTDGKTTLLHFVVQEIIRTEGLKALRAAKENRSISSMKSEDFVEDPNFDSKEHNYTLGLQVVSGISSELENVKKAALVDGDGLTTTVSKLGQSLMKTKMFLENEIENPEGDSGFYQALISFVQLAEGEATWLLEEEQRISGLVRKTADYFHGNAGREEGLRLFIIVRDFLLLLDKICAEIKQSFAKREKNPSKESSSKRPSLDQNSSIQDMRQKLFPAIADRRVDDSSSDSDD; from the exons ATGGATACGGGTACAGCCGTACAG GAAGATTATATGCAGAGAAGTTGTTCCAAagaattggtggaaatgaaaaGAGAATTTGGCGATGACTTGTACTTGTTATTTAAGGCCTTGAAAACTGACATTGGATCAAGTTCAGTCTGGTTACAAAAAGGATCTGATGAACCCTTAACTACCGTGCAATCCAACATCCAAGAACTTGTTTTAGTTTGCTTCAGACAGAATTACCATCTCTTTCCTGATTTAAGGGACGAAAACGGTTTTTTTAGTCATGCTAAATTGCCTCTCGATTCATCTAGTGTTCCTAGAAGATTCTTGGTTGACAAGTCTCTCAAAG CATCTTCCAGCGCTGCTGCCAGCCCAACAGATGTGTTTGACAACCCAATTATAATACCTCCTGATTTGCTTTTTAAATCGCCTCCTCCGCCTGTGAATTCGGAAGACTCGTCTATTTCAGGAAAGGAAGAACGTAACAAACATTTGAACCAAATTATAACTATTGCTTCCACGATAGCAGGAGCAGTTGTTATCTTTGCTTTACTGTTATTTTGTTGTCTGATGAAAGGTCATAGTAGCTATGCAGATGCACAAAAGGATGACAATCCTCTACTCACTCTGAGTTCAAGTGACTTCTCTGCTGGCAACCTCG GTTCCTCGAGAAGCTCTGACGTTAAGGATGGTAGAGAtaaaagttttaactacttgGGTTTAAACCATGAAGGACATGGTAGTTCTTTAGGCGGTTTACCAGAACATGGTGCTGGTGTAGCTGGAAATGCTGAAGGGCCTTCTGAGAAATCAACAGTTGAAAAACCTGTTCCTTCGCCACCAGTTGCACCATCGCCTCCACCCCCCAAGCCTAAGCCTCCACCACCTCCAAAGCCTAAGGCTCCGCCACCTGTTCCATTAATGAAAGGTTCTAAAGGACCAAACATTCGAGGAAAGTCAGCTTCTGGTGACCTTTCAGGGGATCCTGATGGGAAAAGAACAGTGTTAAAGCCATTTTTTTGGGATAAAGTGGTTGGTAATCCTGAACACTCCATGGTTTGGGATGAAATTCGATCAGGATCATTCCA GTTCAATGAAGAGATGATAGAATCACTATTTGGATATAATCCTGATGACAAAAGGGGTGGTGACCAAAGGAGCAAGTTAAAGGATGGCTCTCAACCACAACTTATACAACTAATTGATGCGAAAAAGTCTCAAAACTTATCTATTCTTCTTAAAGCACTTAACGTAACCACGGAAGAAGTTCATGATGCTCTTATAGAAG GTAATGAATTGCCAGCGGAGCTATTGCAGACGTTACTGAGAATGGCTCCTACTCAAGAAGAAGAGCTAAAGCTTCGATTATTCAATGGTGATATTTCTCAACTTGGACCTGCAGAGAAATTTCTGAAAGCATTGGTTGATATCCCATTTGCTTTTAAAAGAATGGAGTCACTGATGTTCATGATGACTTTCAAAGAAGAAGTCTCCGCTATTAAGGAGTCTTTTGTTACTTTGGAG GTAGCTTGTGATGAACTCAAGAAAAGCAGACTATTTCTTAAGCTCTTGGAAGCAGTTCTTAAAACTGGCAACCGTATGAACGATGGCACCTACCGTGGTGGTGCTCAAGCATTCAAACTtgatacccttttgaaacttgCTGATGTGAAGGGAACAGACGGGAAGACTACATTATTGCATTTTGTCGTTCAAGAGATTATTCGCACTGAAGGCTTGAAAGCTTTACGTGCTGCaaaagaaaaccgcagcatatctAGCATGAAGTCCGAGGATTTTGTAGAAGATCCGAACTTTGATTCAAAAGAACACAATTACACTCTCGGACTTCAAGTTGTGTCGGGTATAAGTAGTGAGCTTGAAAATGTCAAAAAGGCAGCACTCGTTGATGGTGACGGGCTAACAACCACTGTGTCCAAACTAGGACAATCTCTAATGAAGACTAAAATGTTTTTGGAGAACGAGATAGAAAACCCAGAGGGAGATTCTGGGTTCTATCAAGCTCTCATAAGTTTTGTACAACTCGCAGAAGGTGAGGCAACCTGGCTACTCGAAGAAGAACAAAGGATATCAGGTTTGGTGAGAAAAACAGCAGATTATTTCCATGGGAACGCTGGACGCGAAGAAGGGCTACGTCTGTTCATTATTGTGCGCGACTTTCTGTTATTGCTTGACAAGATCTGTGCAGAAATAAAACAATCTTTCGCAAAGCGAGAAAAAAACCCTAGCAAAGAATCATCCTCTAAACGGCCTTCTCTAGATCAGAATTCATCGATACAAGACATGCGCCAGAAATTATTTCCTGCCATTGCTGATCGACGTGTAGATGACTCCAGTTCTGATTCGGATGACTGA
- the LOC130806704 gene encoding formin-like protein 5 isoform X5, translating into MQRSCSKELVEMKREFGDDLYLLFKALKTDIGSSSVWLQKGSDEPLTTVQSNIQELVLVCFRQNYHLFPDLRDENGFFSHAKLPLDSSSVPRRFLVDKSLKASSSAAASPTDVFDNPIIIPPDLLFKSPPPPVNSEDSSISGKEERNKHLNQIITIASTIAGAVVIFALLLFCCLMKGHSSYADAQKDDNPLLTLSSSDFSAGNLGSSRSSDVKDGRDKSFNYLGLNHEGHGSSLGGLPEHGAGVAGNAEGPSEKSTVEKPVPSPPVAPSPPPPKPKPPPPPKPKAPPPVPLMKGSKGPNIRGKSASGDLSGDPDGKRTVLKPFFWDKVVGNPEHSMVWDEIRSGSFQFNEEMIESLFGYNPDDKRGGDQRSKLKDGSQPQLIQLIDAKKSQNLSILLKALNVTTEEVHDALIEGNELPAELLQTLLRMAPTQEEELKLRLFNGDISQLGPAEKFLKALVDIPFAFKRMESLMFMMTFKEEVSAIKESFVTLEVACDELKKSRLFLKLLEAVLKTGNRMNDGTYRGGAQAFKLDTLLKLADVKGTDGKTTLLHFVVQEIIRTEGLKALRAAKENRSISSMKSEDFVEDPNFDSKEHNYTLGLQVVSGISSELENVKKAALVDGDGLTTTVSKLGQSLMKTKMFLENEIENPEGDSGFYQALISFVQLAEGEATWLLEEEQRISGLVRKTADYFHGNAGREEGLRLFIIVRDFLLLLDKICAEIKQSFAKREKNPSKESSSKRPSLDQNSSIQDMRQKLFPAIADRRVDDSSSDSDD; encoded by the exons ATGCAGAGAAGTTGTTCCAAagaattggtggaaatgaaaaGAGAATTTGGCGATGACTTGTACTTGTTATTTAAGGCCTTGAAAACTGACATTGGATCAAGTTCAGTCTGGTTACAAAAAGGATCTGATGAACCCTTAACTACCGTGCAATCCAACATCCAAGAACTTGTTTTAGTTTGCTTCAGACAGAATTACCATCTCTTTCCTGATTTAAGGGACGAAAACGGTTTTTTTAGTCATGCTAAATTGCCTCTCGATTCATCTAGTGTTCCTAGAAGATTCTTGGTTGACAAGTCTCTCAAAG CATCTTCCAGCGCTGCTGCCAGCCCAACAGATGTGTTTGACAACCCAATTATAATACCTCCTGATTTGCTTTTTAAATCGCCTCCTCCGCCTGTGAATTCGGAAGACTCGTCTATTTCAGGAAAGGAAGAACGTAACAAACATTTGAACCAAATTATAACTATTGCTTCCACGATAGCAGGAGCAGTTGTTATCTTTGCTTTACTGTTATTTTGTTGTCTGATGAAAGGTCATAGTAGCTATGCAGATGCACAAAAGGATGACAATCCTCTACTCACTCTGAGTTCAAGTGACTTCTCTGCTGGCAACCTCG GTTCCTCGAGAAGCTCTGACGTTAAGGATGGTAGAGAtaaaagttttaactacttgGGTTTAAACCATGAAGGACATGGTAGTTCTTTAGGCGGTTTACCAGAACATGGTGCTGGTGTAGCTGGAAATGCTGAAGGGCCTTCTGAGAAATCAACAGTTGAAAAACCTGTTCCTTCGCCACCAGTTGCACCATCGCCTCCACCCCCCAAGCCTAAGCCTCCACCACCTCCAAAGCCTAAGGCTCCGCCACCTGTTCCATTAATGAAAGGTTCTAAAGGACCAAACATTCGAGGAAAGTCAGCTTCTGGTGACCTTTCAGGGGATCCTGATGGGAAAAGAACAGTGTTAAAGCCATTTTTTTGGGATAAAGTGGTTGGTAATCCTGAACACTCCATGGTTTGGGATGAAATTCGATCAGGATCATTCCA GTTCAATGAAGAGATGATAGAATCACTATTTGGATATAATCCTGATGACAAAAGGGGTGGTGACCAAAGGAGCAAGTTAAAGGATGGCTCTCAACCACAACTTATACAACTAATTGATGCGAAAAAGTCTCAAAACTTATCTATTCTTCTTAAAGCACTTAACGTAACCACGGAAGAAGTTCATGATGCTCTTATAGAAG GTAATGAATTGCCAGCGGAGCTATTGCAGACGTTACTGAGAATGGCTCCTACTCAAGAAGAAGAGCTAAAGCTTCGATTATTCAATGGTGATATTTCTCAACTTGGACCTGCAGAGAAATTTCTGAAAGCATTGGTTGATATCCCATTTGCTTTTAAAAGAATGGAGTCACTGATGTTCATGATGACTTTCAAAGAAGAAGTCTCCGCTATTAAGGAGTCTTTTGTTACTTTGGAG GTAGCTTGTGATGAACTCAAGAAAAGCAGACTATTTCTTAAGCTCTTGGAAGCAGTTCTTAAAACTGGCAACCGTATGAACGATGGCACCTACCGTGGTGGTGCTCAAGCATTCAAACTtgatacccttttgaaacttgCTGATGTGAAGGGAACAGACGGGAAGACTACATTATTGCATTTTGTCGTTCAAGAGATTATTCGCACTGAAGGCTTGAAAGCTTTACGTGCTGCaaaagaaaaccgcagcatatctAGCATGAAGTCCGAGGATTTTGTAGAAGATCCGAACTTTGATTCAAAAGAACACAATTACACTCTCGGACTTCAAGTTGTGTCGGGTATAAGTAGTGAGCTTGAAAATGTCAAAAAGGCAGCACTCGTTGATGGTGACGGGCTAACAACCACTGTGTCCAAACTAGGACAATCTCTAATGAAGACTAAAATGTTTTTGGAGAACGAGATAGAAAACCCAGAGGGAGATTCTGGGTTCTATCAAGCTCTCATAAGTTTTGTACAACTCGCAGAAGGTGAGGCAACCTGGCTACTCGAAGAAGAACAAAGGATATCAGGTTTGGTGAGAAAAACAGCAGATTATTTCCATGGGAACGCTGGACGCGAAGAAGGGCTACGTCTGTTCATTATTGTGCGCGACTTTCTGTTATTGCTTGACAAGATCTGTGCAGAAATAAAACAATCTTTCGCAAAGCGAGAAAAAAACCCTAGCAAAGAATCATCCTCTAAACGGCCTTCTCTAGATCAGAATTCATCGATACAAGACATGCGCCAGAAATTATTTCCTGCCATTGCTGATCGACGTGTAGATGACTCCAGTTCTGATTCGGATGACTGA